The following proteins come from a genomic window of Maniola jurtina chromosome 15, ilManJurt1.1, whole genome shotgun sequence:
- the LOC123872377 gene encoding lissencephaly-1 homolog has translation MKMVLSQRQREELNKAIADYLGSNGYNDALEAFKKEAEMTGEMDRKFGGLLEKKWTSVIRLQKKVMELESKLSEAQKEFIEGAPTRAKRTPTEWIPRPPEKFCLTGHRATITKVIFHPVFSLLVSSSEDATIKVWDFENGDYERSLKGHTDSVQDIAFDHHGKLLVSCSADMSIKLWDFNQTYECIKTMHGHDHNVSSVAFSPSGDIVYSASRDKTIKAWEVATGYCVKTYKGHREWVRMVRVSADGALLASCSNDQTVRIWNADTNECKMELREHEHVVECVAWAPESAAAAVNEAAGGDNRRASHQGPFLASGSRDKSVKIWDVSTGQCLVTLVGHDNWVRGAVWHPGGRFLLTASDDKTLRVWDVAHTRCLKTLYAHQHFATSIDFHKSLPYVISGSVDQTVKVWECR, from the exons ATGAAAATGGTGTTGTCACAACGGCAACGGGAGGAGCT GAACAAAGCGATCGCCGACTACTTGGGCAGCAATGGCTACAACGACGCGCTGGAAGCGTTCAAGAAGGAAGCCGAGATGACCGGCGAAATGGATCGCAAGTTCGGTGGCCTCCTCGAGAAGAAGTGGACCTCCGTTATTCGGCTGCAGAAAAAG GTGATGGAGCTGGAATCCAAACTGTCGGAGGCACAAAAGGAGTTCATAGAGGGAGCGCCGACACGGGCCAAGCGAACGCCGACCGAGTGGATTCCACGCCCACCAGAGAAGTTCTGCCTTACGGGACACCGGGCCACTATTACAAAG GTAATATTTCATCCAGTGTTCAGTTTACTTGTGTCCTCGAGCGAGGATGCGACGATTAAAGTGTGGGATTTCGAGAACGGCGACTACGAACGATCCCTGAAGGGCCACACCGACTCCGTTCAGGACATCGCCTTCGACCATCATGGCAAGCTACTTG tttcATGCAGTGCAGACATGTCTATCAAGCTTTGGGATTTCAACCAGACGTACGAGTGCATAAAGACCATGCATGGGCACGATCACAACGTGTCGTCCGTGGCATTCTCCCCCAGCGGCGACATCGTGTACTCGGCCAGCCGGGACAAGACCATCAAGGCGTGGGAGGTGGCTACTGG TTACTGCGTGAAGACGTACAAGGGTCACCGCGAGTGGGTGCGCATGGTGCGCGTGTCGGCGGACGGCGCGCTGCTCGCGAGCTGCTCCAACGACCAGACCGTGCGCATCTGGAACGCGGACACCAACGAGTGCAAG ATGGAGCTACGCGAACATGAGCACGTGGTAGAGTGCGTCGCGTGGGCGCCGGAGTCGGCCGCCGCTGCCGTCAACGAGGCGGCTGGCGGCGACAACCGCCGCGCCAGCCACCAGGGGCCCTTCCTGGCCAGCGGCTCTCGCGACAAGTCTGTCAAG ATCTGGGATGTGAGCACGGGCCAGTGCCTGGTAACATTGGTGGGCCACGATAACTGGGTGCGCGGTGCAGTATGGCACCCCGGGGGCCGCTTCCTGCTCACGGCTTCCGATGACAAGACTCTCCGCGTGTGGGACGTGGCGCACACGCGCTGCCTCAAGACCCTCTATGCTCACCAACACTTCGCAACCAGCATCG ATTTCCACAAGAGCTTGCCATATGTGATATCGGGCAGCGTCGATCAGACCGTCAAAGTTTGGGAGTGTCGCTAA